ATGTTATTATTTAAGTCCATCTGAATTGGTTCTTTATTTGGACCTGGTGGTCCACCAATATCTATTTCTGCCGAAATAACATCTTCAATAGTAGGGAACTCTACCGTGTTTTGCTTTCTTTTTTGACCATCTTGAAATAATGCAAGCCCTAAGATCAATGCGAGAAATATCACACATAAGATAGCCCCAATTTTATATTTCAATGTTATCTTGTCACTCCTATCATCTAATTTAACTTAACCAGTATAGAATATTAGACGCAATAGGAATTATCATAGTTGCATTAACCTGTTACTTTAATAAAAACAAAAGAAGAACTGCCGCGAAGCAAGCCCCTTAACTATAGTTCTGCGTTAGCTTAATGAGATAACATAAGTTCTTATTTATCATCTAACTTAAAGTAAAAGTCTTCTAGCATTATCGTATCTTTAAAATGTAAATACCACGTGTCTTCCTTCGCATTATAATTAACAGATTTCACTGCAATAATCTTGTGCATGTCCGTCTTTAATTTTTCTTCTTGAAGTGCCTTTTGTAGCATATATTCCTCTGTACGATCGGCTTCTTTAGGACGAACCGTTGTTTGTTCTATCACTTTGTGGGCAATTTCCCTGCCTGGGTAAGGCAGTGTGTAATTTCCACGCTCTGCCCATACTTTAACTTTATCGCCAATGACTAGTGTATCTGAAACATTTGAGAACCAGATTGCATTGTAAAACTCTTGACCCTTGCCGTGACTGTAATCAACAGCTACACTACTTACAACAAGTATTTCTCCTGCTTTCTTATCAACAATATAACCTTCAATTCCAGGTTCACCCAACCGATCCATTGCATAGAGGACATTTTCCCCAACAGGATCGGTTACATTATCATTAGGCTCTAAGTCTTGTGCATCGCTCCAATATATAACCGCCAAATTCTTTTGAAAAGTGACTTGAGGTTGCGCAGAGAACTTGACTATATCCTTAATTTGATCAAAAGCTTCGAGTCCTATTTTCCGTTCCTCATCTGATTTAAATTCATAAACGTAGAGGTTTTTCTTTGGGTTCACTTCTTCATGGAACATTAATGATGCTGTAAATATTGAAGGCTTTACCCCCGAGAGAATAAACATCTCGTGAGTCCCCTCTCCTTTTGATGCAAGAAATGTACCTTCTTCTTGCATTACTTGTTTAAAGTCGTCCAATTTCAAAAAATTAACTGGTTTTTCACTTACCTTTTCAGCTAATTGTTCATTAACTACCGCTTTCTCACCACAATCAGCAGTTAAAAATACAAAAACTATCGGTAAAATCCATTTTATTAGTTTATTCATATTGTTTCCCCTCTAAGCTGTCGATAGATTATAGAGTAATTAGAATTACAAAAAAAGTATTCCAAATTTTACTTTCATGCAATCATACCCTCTTCTTAGTTGCAATTCATCACTTATTCGGTTGGAAAATAGAAAATCCTTTGTTTATCCTGTGGGAATTTATTGTAAGTATTCTGCCCTCTACTTCAACAGACAACGGCAGCCGATCGTGTGCCGGCTGCCGTTATGTCGTGATTGAATTTAGTTACCCCAAAAGTGCATTTACTGTCGCTTGACTTCTTCCTTCATCGTTATGGACCAATCTACGTTGGTATAAAGTCGATCCACTACCGTGCGAATCAGCTGGAGCCGATCTGGTATTGCGGTTAGGCCTTCGGCACGGAAATCGAATGCCCCTCCTAGTTGTGCTCCGCCCAGTATTATATAACCATTTTTCCACCCTGATGCTTCCGTGGTCGAGGCACCGCGTTTAGTGATCATATAATCTTTGTTGTTATTAGGAAGTCTTAATATCCATTGGCTGTAGCTATCTTCATTCCGTAATCTTCCGCTCAGATGTAAGGCACCCTCGGCTTCTTTTCCATTTGTATTCGGTGGGGACTCTACTGTGAAATCTACTAACATGAGATTATCACCGTCAAATCGGAAAGGAACTGGTTGATCTTTTAAATTGGTAGGTTCAAACTGGACCGATGCACCATCACGTTCTGAGACAAAATAACCATCTAACACGAAAGTATAGGGGGTGTCTTGCGGCAAATATTTGAACGTATAGCTCCAATGCATCAATCCAGGCTTGTCGCCGGGGAGGTGGGACTCCGTCATCAAACTGTCTCTATGCCACCCCTTTCTCGTGTTGACACTATGAATCTCGGCTCCCTGCATATCCTCGAAATGAAACTTCAAGCCTTGTTGCTTCCATAATTCACCAGGTGAGCGGACTCGTGCTTCCTCATCGAGTTCGGTATCGAGCTCTAACCGGATACCCTGCACCATCCGGGTCAAGCTCTTCAAGCGAACCGTCATACCGCCCGGAGCTGTATAACTTCCCTTCAATGGAGTAACGGTCGTTTTTTTATTAGCTTCTTTCATATCGATTGAAAAATTGAAGTTCCATTGTCCTTTAAGATAAGGGACATTTTGGATTTCGTTGCCTAACTGGGTAATACGACCTTCTATCGTAATCCTTTCTGTTTGAAGAGGTTTTGGAAAGTTGGCGACCAGATAGTAATAATCATTCGTCATTCCCATGTCATACATATTTCCAACGATTTGTCCCTTATCGTCCCTAATCTTAATGCTGTTT
This portion of the Paenibacillus sp. V4I7 genome encodes:
- a CDS encoding DUF3221 domain-containing protein encodes the protein MNKLIKWILPIVFVFLTADCGEKAVVNEQLAEKVSEKPVNFLKLDDFKQVMQEEGTFLASKGEGTHEMFILSGVKPSIFTASLMFHEEVNPKKNLYVYEFKSDEERKIGLEAFDQIKDIVKFSAQPQVTFQKNLAVIYWSDAQDLEPNDNVTDPVGENVLYAMDRLGEPGIEGYIVDKKAGEILVVSSVAVDYSHGKGQEFYNAIWFSNVSDTLVIGDKVKVWAERGNYTLPYPGREIAHKVIEQTTVRPKEADRTEEYMLQKALQEEKLKTDMHKIIAVKSVNYNAKEDTWYLHFKDTIMLEDFYFKLDDK
- a CDS encoding DUF4179 domain-containing protein gives rise to the protein MECLSPVEMEEYVLEDPSSHKQQMAEHIATCPRCRSLYHDKLEQQARWSQRLFSEALPDSFTTKVMAALEQVDLETYTMKESLPATMTTIVGSHEPETINETPPTDAGKSLFKQRGANFWKLSIGVASLLILFSTVILYSGPTLAETLRSLFTRDNVDIGLLRAQEFGLVEHPNIKVKDKGYTFKIDEAVADPTRVILALQLFGPDGKHDRERLVLTPENSIKIRDDKGQIVGNMYDMGMTNDYYYLVANFPKPLQTERITIEGRITQLGNEIQNVPYLKGQWNFNFSIDMKEANKKTTVTPLKGSYTAPGGMTVRLKSLTRMVQGIRLELDTELDEEARVRSPGELWKQQGLKFHFEDMQGAEIHSVNTRKGWHRDSLMTESHLPGDKPGLMHWSYTFKYLPQDTPYTFVLDGYFVSERDGASVQFEPTNLKDQPVPFRFDGDNLMLVDFTVESPPNTNGKEAEGALHLSGRLRNEDSYSQWILRLPNNNKDYMITKRGASTTEASGWKNGYIILGGAQLGGAFDFRAEGLTAIPDRLQLIRTVVDRLYTNVDWSITMKEEVKRQ